The proteins below come from a single Campylobacter sp. CCUG 57310 genomic window:
- a CDS encoding flagellar export chaperone FlgN has translation MLKTYLNDAIGVLDELIKTTNSDIENIKEAKHSAVEESVKLKNDLIKKFENTKSLLDKELLRISKEQNSSDLASILDDEVKANLVNMRSKLEELHLKNKEYARYVVTVKEFFDSLVKDMFKDAKDDSGYAKATPTPETLLKTRV, from the coding sequence ATGCTTAAAACTTATTTAAATGACGCGATTGGCGTGCTTGATGAACTTATTAAAACTACAAATTCTGATATTGAAAATATCAAAGAGGCAAAACACTCCGCCGTTGAAGAGAGTGTGAAGTTAAAAAACGACCTCATAAAAAAATTTGAAAACACAAAATCACTACTTGACAAAGAGCTTTTAAGAATTTCAAAAGAGCAAAACAGCTCTGATCTAGCAAGCATACTTGACGATGAAGTAAAGGCAAATTTAGTCAATATGAGAAGCAAGCTTGAAGAGCTTCATCTAAAAAACAAAGAGTATGCAAGATACGTAGTAACGGTTAAAGAATTTTTTGACAGTTTGGTTAAAGATATGTTTAAAGATGCAAAAGACGATAGCGGCTACGCAAAGGCTACTCCTACGCCTGAGACGCTACTAAAAACAAGGGTTTAA
- the flgK gene encoding flagellar hook-associated protein FlgK, with amino-acid sequence MANIFSSLGIGISGLDAAQMQISTTGHNITNADNEHYTRQRVIQSAREPEHGMPGDIGRGTKVDTIVRIHDEFVFSRLRSSSSNLEFSAYKKRILEEITQRFPDLKSVGIGRDIQNYFDAWNKFASNPTEGSQKINLLNAAQTLAKSIQGASDMLHKIQQDVNSQIEVTVNEINKYAKEIAEINKQIQRVESVGTTRANDLRDKRDQLELAISKLVNSTAFKGELQGSAHIDPTITDMGSKYNLNISGFSIVDGVNFHPLVLDSSTNKFGFHNIYYEREDGKRVDMSSKLTGGKLGAALDLRGRYLSDSGEFQDGIIQKYIDNLNTFAKGLITETNNIYAKSAVENITTDELSFLEPSRTLMNFNDDIKHGSFDVIVYDNQGKEVARKTITIDATTTMDDPTRGTSIIKDFNSDTDDNKDNNIHNDVNDYFKAYYQYDPVTKKGTFGVSALKHSGEYSIAFVDKGTNFPGIIGTNKFFKGNSAKDIGVKTELVENPHKLKGYSNPTPGNNDVANDMVQLQYKKIHFYSNKHADKIETIEGFYRFITTDIASQAQGNNYLHYTNQAINKTAMSEHQSVSGVNLNEELTSLIRFQSSYGAAAKIITTVEKMLDTLLTLKQ; translated from the coding sequence ATGGCTAATATATTTTCTTCGCTAGGAATCGGTATAAGCGGGCTTGATGCGGCTCAGATGCAAATTTCAACTACCGGGCACAATATCACAAACGCCGATAACGAGCACTACACAAGACAGCGCGTGATTCAATCGGCAAGAGAGCCTGAGCACGGGATGCCCGGTGATATCGGACGAGGCACCAAGGTAGATACCATAGTAAGAATTCATGACGAATTTGTGTTTTCCCGACTTAGAAGTTCTTCTAGCAATCTTGAATTTTCGGCATACAAAAAGAGAATTTTAGAAGAGATTACTCAGAGATTTCCTGATTTAAAAAGTGTCGGAATAGGGCGAGATATACAAAACTACTTTGATGCGTGGAATAAATTTGCTTCAAACCCGACAGAGGGCTCTCAAAAGATAAATTTGCTAAATGCGGCTCAAACTTTAGCAAAGAGCATTCAAGGCGCTTCCGATATGCTGCATAAAATTCAGCAAGATGTAAATTCGCAGATAGAAGTAACGGTAAATGAGATAAATAAATATGCAAAAGAGATAGCCGAGATAAATAAGCAAATTCAGCGCGTGGAATCAGTAGGCACCACAAGGGCCAATGACTTGCGCGATAAACGCGATCAGCTTGAGCTTGCCATCTCAAAGCTCGTTAATTCAACCGCCTTTAAAGGCGAGCTTCAAGGAAGTGCTCATATAGACCCTACCATAACCGATATGGGTTCAAAATACAATCTTAATATTTCGGGATTTTCCATAGTGGATGGCGTAAATTTCCATCCACTTGTTCTTGATAGCTCAACCAATAAATTTGGCTTTCATAATATCTACTACGAAAGAGAAGACGGCAAACGCGTGGATATGTCCTCTAAGCTTACAGGCGGCAAACTAGGAGCGGCGCTTGATCTAAGAGGTAGATATCTTAGTGATAGCGGAGAATTTCAAGACGGAATTATTCAAAAATATATAGACAATCTAAACACTTTTGCCAAAGGTTTGATAACCGAGACCAATAATATCTACGCCAAATCGGCTGTAGAAAATATAACAACAGACGAGCTTAGCTTCCTTGAGCCTTCAAGAACGCTTATGAATTTTAACGATGACATCAAGCATGGAAGCTTTGATGTGATAGTTTATGACAACCAAGGTAAAGAAGTTGCCAGAAAAACCATAACCATAGACGCTACTACGACGATGGATGATCCTACTAGAGGCACTTCTATCATCAAAGACTTTAACTCAGATACGGATGATAATAAAGACAATAATATACACAATGACGTAAATGATTATTTTAAGGCTTATTATCAGTATGATCCAGTTACTAAAAAGGGAACGTTTGGCGTATCGGCTTTAAAGCATTCAGGTGAATATAGTATAGCGTTTGTGGATAAAGGAACAAATTTCCCGGGCATAATAGGCACAAATAAATTTTTCAAAGGAAATAGTGCAAAAGATATCGGCGTAAAAACCGAGCTAGTGGAAAATCCGCATAAACTTAAAGGTTACTCAAATCCGACTCCCGGTAACAATGACGTAGCAAACGATATGGTTCAGCTTCAATATAAAAAGATACATTTTTATTCAAACAAGCATGCGGATAAGATCGAGACTATAGAGGGTTTTTATCGATTTATCACAACCGATATCGCAAGCCAAGCTCAGGGCAATAACTACTTGCACTACACAAACCAAGCGATAAATAAAACCGCCATGAGTGAGCATCAATCAGTTAGTGGCGTAAATCTAAACGAAGAGCTAACCTCTCTTATAAGATTTCAGTCAAGCTACGGTGCGGCGGCCAAGATAATAACGACTGTTGAAAAGATGCTTGATACTCTACTAACGCTTAAACAATGA
- a CDS encoding TIGR02757 family protein has protein sequence MTDLKSLLDAHALEKNTNLGLYSASDPLQAASKFKEPNIALICALFAYGNANLILKFLNSLDFSLLDESESKIVSNLQNFKYRFQSVEDVRQIFITLSRLKKDGDIQSIIKSGFDKNGLMVEGINELIKFIYSLNSYRSDGYEFFFGKSFENKPNSPYKRYNMFLRWMVRDSDIDLGLFKNLPKSELLIPLDVHTHRVSLALKLINRKSYDFTAVCELTNRLKEFDPLDPIRYDFALYRIGQSKELEKILNPEK, from the coding sequence ATGACGGATTTAAAATCTTTACTTGACGCTCATGCGCTTGAGAAAAATACCAATCTGGGGCTTTATTCAGCCTCGGATCCGCTTCAAGCAGCAAGCAAATTTAAAGAGCCTAACATAGCCTTAATATGCGCTTTGTTTGCTTACGGCAATGCAAATTTGATCCTTAAATTTCTAAATTCGCTTGACTTTAGCTTGCTTGATGAGAGTGAAAGCAAGATCGTTTCAAATTTGCAAAATTTCAAATACCGATTTCAAAGCGTTGAAGATGTGAGGCAAATTTTTATCACTCTATCTAGGCTGAAAAAAGATGGAGATATACAGAGTATTATCAAAAGCGGCTTTGATAAAAACGGGCTTATGGTTGAAGGCATAAACGAGCTTATCAAATTTATTTACTCTTTAAATTCGTATAGATCCGACGGATATGAATTCTTTTTTGGAAAGAGCTTTGAAAACAAACCAAATTCGCCATATAAACGCTACAATATGTTTCTTCGTTGGATGGTAAGAGATAGTGATATCGACCTTGGGCTTTTTAAAAATTTGCCTAAAAGCGAGCTTTTAATCCCGCTTGATGTGCATACTCACCGAGTTTCGCTTGCGCTTAAGTTAATAAATCGCAAAAGTTATGATTTTACAGCTGTTTGTGAGCTTACGAACAGACTAAAAGAGTTTGATCCGCTTGATCCTATACGCTATGATTTTGCGCTTTATAGGATAGGGCAGAGCAAAGAGCTTGAGAAAATTTTAAATCCCGAAAAATAA
- a CDS encoding superoxide dismutase family protein codes for MKKTLLLSALLGTMLFANEHMHFDPKAQKHIVIPMEQLGEKGNTNVGEVVAIETNYGVAFFPNLKGIESGAHGFHVHMNADCGATEKGLGMKAGGHWDPTDTKKHSFPWDDMGHKGDLPILYADKDGNAVYPVLAPKIKSLDELKGHSLMVHVGADNHHDHPKPLGGGGARLVCGVIK; via the coding sequence ATGAAAAAAACTCTTTTACTTAGCGCGTTGCTTGGTACTATGCTATTTGCTAATGAGCATATGCATTTTGACCCTAAAGCTCAAAAACATATCGTTATCCCTATGGAGCAACTTGGTGAAAAAGGCAATACAAACGTAGGTGAAGTTGTAGCTATCGAGACAAACTACGGCGTAGCGTTTTTCCCAAATCTAAAAGGAATTGAGAGCGGTGCTCACGGATTTCACGTTCATATGAATGCAGACTGTGGCGCTACTGAAAAAGGTCTAGGTATGAAAGCCGGCGGTCACTGGGATCCGACAGATACTAAAAAACACTCATTTCCATGGGATGATATGGGTCACAAAGGCGACTTGCCTATCCTTTATGCCGACAAAGACGGTAACGCAGTATATCCTGTACTAGCTCCAAAGATCAAATCGCTTGACGAGCTAAAAGGACACTCACTAATGGTTCACGTTGGCGCAGATAACCACCACGATCATCCAAAACCACTTGGCGGTGGCGGTGCAAGACTAGTTTGCGGCGTTATAAAATAA